One window of Felis catus isolate Fca126 chromosome D4, F.catus_Fca126_mat1.0, whole genome shotgun sequence genomic DNA carries:
- the NDOR1 gene encoding NADPH-dependent diflavin oxidoreductase 1 isoform X3 — protein sequence MDFAVLGLGDSSYAKFNFVAKKLHRRLLQLGGSALLPACLGDDQHELGPDAAIDPWLHDLWEKVLGLYPVPPDLGVIPPGVPLPSKFTLRFLPEAPKMCSEEQHMAGADPPGPPSEQQPFLAPMVTNQRVTSPSHFQDVRLIEFDITGSGLSFAAGDVVLIRPQNQASHVQQFCRVLGLDPDQYFTLLPREPGVPCPTQLPQPCSVRHLVSHYLDVASVPRRSFFELLACLSPHELEREKLLQFSAPQGQEELYSYCNRPRRTVLEVLCDFPHTAGAVPADYLLDLIPPIRPRAFSIASSLLAHPSRLQILVAVVRYQTRLKEPRRGLCSSWLASLDPGRGPVQVPLWVRPGSLTFPETPDTPVIMVGPGTGVAPFRAAVQERVARGQTGNFLFFGCRWRDRDFYWESEWLELERKGCLTLFTAFSREQERKVYVQHRLRELGPLVWELLDRRGAYFYLAGNAKGMPADVSEALTSVFQEEGGLSGPDAANYLARLQRMMRFQSETWA from the exons ATGGACTTTGCTGTTCTGGGCCTCGGGGATTCCTCTTACGCCAA GTTCAATTTCGTGGCCAAGAAGCTGCACCGACGGCTGCTGCAGCTTGGGGGCAGCGCCCTCCTGCCCGCGTGCCTGGGAGATGACCAGCATGAGCTggg gCCCGACGCTGCTATTGACCCCTGGCTGCACGATCTGTGGGAGAAGGTGCTGGGGCTCTACCCGGTGCCCCCTGACCTTGGCGTGATCCCCCCCGGAGTCCC TTTGCCCTCCAAGTTCACCCTCCGCTTCCTTCCGGAGGCCCCCAAGATGTGCTCTGAGGAGCAGCATATGGCCGGTGCAGATCCCCCAGGTCCCCCTTCAGAGCAGCAGCCCTTCCTGGCACCCATGGTCACCAACCAGAGGGTCACCAGCCCCTCTCACTTCCAGGACGTACGGCTGATCGAGTTTGACATCACGGGCTCTGGGCTCAG CTTTGCAGCTGGCGACGTGGTGCTGATCCGGCCCCAGAACCAGGCCAGCCACGTCCAGCAGTTCTGCCGGGTGCTGGGCCTGGACCCCGACCAGTACTTCACGCTGCTGCCCCGGGAGCCAG GTGTCCCCTGCCCCACGcagctgccccagccctgctccgTGAGGCACCTCGTGTCCCACTACCTGGACGTCGCCAGCGTGCCCCGCCGTTCCTTCTTCGAGCTCCTggcctgtctctctccccacgaGCTGGAGCGGGAGAAGCTGCTGCAATTCAGTGCCCCCCAAGGTCAGGAGGAGCTGTATTCGTACTGCAACCGGCCTCGCAGGACCGTCCTGGAG GTGTTGTGTGACTTCCCACACACGGCTGGAGCTGTTCCCGCAGACTACCTGCTCGACCTCATCCCCCCGATCCGCCCGCGGGCCTTCTCCATTGCCTCCTCTCTGCTG GCTCACCCCTCGAGGCTGCAGATTCTCGTCGCTGTGGTGCGTTACCAGACGCGCCTCAAAGAGCCCCGCCGGGGCCTCTGCTCCTCCTGGCTGGCGTCTCTGGATCCTGGGCGAG GACCTGTCCAGGTGCCTCTGTGGGTGCGGCCCGGGAGCCTGACCTTCCCGGAGACACCGGACACACCTGTGATCATGGTGGGTCCCGGCACCGGTGTGGCCCCTTTCCGAGCAGCTGTGCAGGAGCGGGTGGCCCGGGGTCAGACTG GAAACTTCCTGTTCTTCGGCTGCCGCTGGCGCGACCGAGACTTCTATTGGGAATCTGAGTGGTTGGAGCTGGAGAGGAAGGGCTGCCTGACCCTCTTCACAGCCTTCTCCCGGGAACAG GAGCGGAAAGTGTACGTGCAGCACAGGCTCCGGGAGCTCGGGCCGTTGGTGTGGGAGCTGCTGGACCGCCGAGGCGCCTACTTCTACCTGGCGGG CAATGCCAAGGGCATGCCGGCAGATGTGTCAGAAGCCCTGACGTCCGTCTTCCAGGAGGAGGGTGGGCTCTCCGGCCCTGATGCAGCCAACTACCTTGCCAGGCTCCAGCGGATGATGCGTTTCCAGAGTGAGACGTGGGCCTAA
- the NDOR1 gene encoding NADPH-dependent diflavin oxidoreductase 1 isoform X2 — protein MKNFWRFIFRKNLPPTSLCQMDFAVLGLGDSSYAKFNFVAKKLHRRLLQLGGSALLPACLGDDQHELGPDAAIDPWLHDLWEKVLGLYPVPPDLGVIPPGVPLPSKFTLRFLPEAPKMCSEEQHMAGADPPGPPSEQQPFLAPMVTNQRVTSPSHFQDVRLIEFDITGSGLSFAAGDVVLIRPQNQASHVQQFCRVLGLDPDQYFTLLPREPGVPCPTQLPQPCSVRHLVSHYLDVASVPRRSFFELLACLSPHELEREKLLQFSAPQGQEELYSYCNRPRRTVLEVLCDFPHTAGAVPADYLLDLIPPIRPRAFSIASSLLAHPSRLQILVAVVRYQTRLKEPRRGLCSSWLASLDPGRGPVQVPLWVRPGSLTFPETPDTPVIMVGPGTGVAPFRAAVQERVARGQTGNFLFFGCRWRDRDFYWESEWLELERKGCLTLFTAFSREQERKVYVQHRLRELGPLVWELLDRRGAYFYLAGNAKGMPADVSEALTSVFQEEGGLSGPDAANYLARLQRMMRFQSETWA, from the exons AACTTCTGGAGGTTCATATTCCGGAAGAATCTGCCACCGACTTCCCTCTGTCAGATGGACTTTGCTGTTCTGGGCCTCGGGGATTCCTCTTACGCCAA GTTCAATTTCGTGGCCAAGAAGCTGCACCGACGGCTGCTGCAGCTTGGGGGCAGCGCCCTCCTGCCCGCGTGCCTGGGAGATGACCAGCATGAGCTggg gCCCGACGCTGCTATTGACCCCTGGCTGCACGATCTGTGGGAGAAGGTGCTGGGGCTCTACCCGGTGCCCCCTGACCTTGGCGTGATCCCCCCCGGAGTCCC TTTGCCCTCCAAGTTCACCCTCCGCTTCCTTCCGGAGGCCCCCAAGATGTGCTCTGAGGAGCAGCATATGGCCGGTGCAGATCCCCCAGGTCCCCCTTCAGAGCAGCAGCCCTTCCTGGCACCCATGGTCACCAACCAGAGGGTCACCAGCCCCTCTCACTTCCAGGACGTACGGCTGATCGAGTTTGACATCACGGGCTCTGGGCTCAG CTTTGCAGCTGGCGACGTGGTGCTGATCCGGCCCCAGAACCAGGCCAGCCACGTCCAGCAGTTCTGCCGGGTGCTGGGCCTGGACCCCGACCAGTACTTCACGCTGCTGCCCCGGGAGCCAG GTGTCCCCTGCCCCACGcagctgccccagccctgctccgTGAGGCACCTCGTGTCCCACTACCTGGACGTCGCCAGCGTGCCCCGCCGTTCCTTCTTCGAGCTCCTggcctgtctctctccccacgaGCTGGAGCGGGAGAAGCTGCTGCAATTCAGTGCCCCCCAAGGTCAGGAGGAGCTGTATTCGTACTGCAACCGGCCTCGCAGGACCGTCCTGGAG GTGTTGTGTGACTTCCCACACACGGCTGGAGCTGTTCCCGCAGACTACCTGCTCGACCTCATCCCCCCGATCCGCCCGCGGGCCTTCTCCATTGCCTCCTCTCTGCTG GCTCACCCCTCGAGGCTGCAGATTCTCGTCGCTGTGGTGCGTTACCAGACGCGCCTCAAAGAGCCCCGCCGGGGCCTCTGCTCCTCCTGGCTGGCGTCTCTGGATCCTGGGCGAG GACCTGTCCAGGTGCCTCTGTGGGTGCGGCCCGGGAGCCTGACCTTCCCGGAGACACCGGACACACCTGTGATCATGGTGGGTCCCGGCACCGGTGTGGCCCCTTTCCGAGCAGCTGTGCAGGAGCGGGTGGCCCGGGGTCAGACTG GAAACTTCCTGTTCTTCGGCTGCCGCTGGCGCGACCGAGACTTCTATTGGGAATCTGAGTGGTTGGAGCTGGAGAGGAAGGGCTGCCTGACCCTCTTCACAGCCTTCTCCCGGGAACAG GAGCGGAAAGTGTACGTGCAGCACAGGCTCCGGGAGCTCGGGCCGTTGGTGTGGGAGCTGCTGGACCGCCGAGGCGCCTACTTCTACCTGGCGGG CAATGCCAAGGGCATGCCGGCAGATGTGTCAGAAGCCCTGACGTCCGTCTTCCAGGAGGAGGGTGGGCTCTCCGGCCCTGATGCAGCCAACTACCTTGCCAGGCTCCAGCGGATGATGCGTTTCCAGAGTGAGACGTGGGCCTAA
- the NDOR1 gene encoding NADPH-dependent diflavin oxidoreductase 1 isoform X4 → MCRRGWVARLGAGGLTAGCRPWTPTRCEPLVIFVCATTGQGDPPDNMKNFWRFIFRKNLPPTSLCQMDFAVLGLGDSSYAKFNFVAKKLHRRLLQLGGSALLPACLGDDQHELGPDAAIDPWLHDLWEKVLGLYPVPPDLGVIPPGVPLPSKFTLRFLPEAPKMCSEEQHMAGADPPGPPSEQQPFLAPMVTNQRVTSPSHFQDVRLIEFDITGSGLSFAAGDVVLIRPQNQASHVQQFCRVLGLDPDQYFTLLPREPGVPCPTQLPQPCSVRHLVSHYLDVASVPRRSFFELLACLSPHELEREKLLQFSAPQGQEELYSYCNRPRRTVLEVLCDFPHTAGAVPADYLLDLIPPIRPRAFSIASSLLAHPSRLQILVAVVRYQTRLKEPRRGLCSSWLASLDPGRGPVQVPLWVRPGSLTFPETPDTPVIMVGPGTGVAPFRAAVQERVARGQTGNFLFFGCRWRDRDFYWESEWLELERKGCLTLFTAFSREQERKVYVQHRLRELGPLVWELLDRRGAYFYLAGNAKGMPADVSEALTSVFQEEGGLSGPDAANYLARLQRMMRFQSETWA, encoded by the exons AACTTCTGGAGGTTCATATTCCGGAAGAATCTGCCACCGACTTCCCTCTGTCAGATGGACTTTGCTGTTCTGGGCCTCGGGGATTCCTCTTACGCCAA GTTCAATTTCGTGGCCAAGAAGCTGCACCGACGGCTGCTGCAGCTTGGGGGCAGCGCCCTCCTGCCCGCGTGCCTGGGAGATGACCAGCATGAGCTggg gCCCGACGCTGCTATTGACCCCTGGCTGCACGATCTGTGGGAGAAGGTGCTGGGGCTCTACCCGGTGCCCCCTGACCTTGGCGTGATCCCCCCCGGAGTCCC TTTGCCCTCCAAGTTCACCCTCCGCTTCCTTCCGGAGGCCCCCAAGATGTGCTCTGAGGAGCAGCATATGGCCGGTGCAGATCCCCCAGGTCCCCCTTCAGAGCAGCAGCCCTTCCTGGCACCCATGGTCACCAACCAGAGGGTCACCAGCCCCTCTCACTTCCAGGACGTACGGCTGATCGAGTTTGACATCACGGGCTCTGGGCTCAG CTTTGCAGCTGGCGACGTGGTGCTGATCCGGCCCCAGAACCAGGCCAGCCACGTCCAGCAGTTCTGCCGGGTGCTGGGCCTGGACCCCGACCAGTACTTCACGCTGCTGCCCCGGGAGCCAG GTGTCCCCTGCCCCACGcagctgccccagccctgctccgTGAGGCACCTCGTGTCCCACTACCTGGACGTCGCCAGCGTGCCCCGCCGTTCCTTCTTCGAGCTCCTggcctgtctctctccccacgaGCTGGAGCGGGAGAAGCTGCTGCAATTCAGTGCCCCCCAAGGTCAGGAGGAGCTGTATTCGTACTGCAACCGGCCTCGCAGGACCGTCCTGGAG GTGTTGTGTGACTTCCCACACACGGCTGGAGCTGTTCCCGCAGACTACCTGCTCGACCTCATCCCCCCGATCCGCCCGCGGGCCTTCTCCATTGCCTCCTCTCTGCTG GCTCACCCCTCGAGGCTGCAGATTCTCGTCGCTGTGGTGCGTTACCAGACGCGCCTCAAAGAGCCCCGCCGGGGCCTCTGCTCCTCCTGGCTGGCGTCTCTGGATCCTGGGCGAG GACCTGTCCAGGTGCCTCTGTGGGTGCGGCCCGGGAGCCTGACCTTCCCGGAGACACCGGACACACCTGTGATCATGGTGGGTCCCGGCACCGGTGTGGCCCCTTTCCGAGCAGCTGTGCAGGAGCGGGTGGCCCGGGGTCAGACTG GAAACTTCCTGTTCTTCGGCTGCCGCTGGCGCGACCGAGACTTCTATTGGGAATCTGAGTGGTTGGAGCTGGAGAGGAAGGGCTGCCTGACCCTCTTCACAGCCTTCTCCCGGGAACAG GAGCGGAAAGTGTACGTGCAGCACAGGCTCCGGGAGCTCGGGCCGTTGGTGTGGGAGCTGCTGGACCGCCGAGGCGCCTACTTCTACCTGGCGGG CAATGCCAAGGGCATGCCGGCAGATGTGTCAGAAGCCCTGACGTCCGTCTTCCAGGAGGAGGGTGGGCTCTCCGGCCCTGATGCAGCCAACTACCTTGCCAGGCTCCAGCGGATGATGCGTTTCCAGAGTGAGACGTGGGCCTAA